Within the Sulfitobacter albidus genome, the region ATCTCCCCGCAACTCATTGATATCGCGCGTAAACGCGCGCCCGGCGCGGTCGCAGATCGTCTCAGGTTCTCCGCAGGCGACATGCTCAACCCCGCGCTGGGGCGGTTCGACTACACGGTCGCGATGGACAGCCTGATCTACTACACCGCCGAGGATATCGGGCGGATGCTGATGGCCCTCGCGCCCCGGATCGAACACAGCACCGTCTTTACCGTCGCCCCCCGCACGCCGCTGCTGATGGCGATGTGGCGCATCGGAAAGCTTTTCCCCCGCGCCGACCGCTCACCCACGATGGTGCCGCACACCACCGCGCGCCTTGCCGCCGCCCTGCCCACCGGACAGCTGCGCGACATCCGCCGTGTGACCTCGGGCTTCTACATCTCTCAGGCGCTGGAGTACCGCGCATGAGCCTGCACACCGCCCTCAAATCCATGACCCTGCGCACGCTGCCTTTCGCAGACGCGATCAGCGCGGAGCTGCCTCTGGGCCAGCTCATGCGCCTGTCGCTGTTTCAGGTGTCGGTGGGGATGGCGTCGGTGATGCTGCTTGGCACGCTCAACCGCGTGATGATCGTCGAGCTGGGCGTGATGGCCTGGATCGTGGCGATCATGATCGCAATCCCGGTGCTGGTCGCCCCCTTCCGCGCGCTGCTGGGCTTTCGCTCCGATACCTACCGCTCGGCGATCGGGTGGAAACGCATCCCCTACCTGTGGTTCGGCTCGCTGTGGCAATTCGGCGGTCTGGCGATCATGCCGATGGGGCTTCTGGTGCTCTCGGGCGATCAGGTCGCGGGCCCCGCCTGGGCGGGTGAAGTCGGCGCGGCGCTGGCCTTCCTGCTGACAGGGCTCGGCATGCACATGACGCAGACCGCCGGTCTCGCACTCGCCGCCGACCGCGCGAGCGATGAAACCCGCCCCCGCGTGGTGGCCCTGCTCTACGTGATGTTCCTGATTGGCATGGGGCTGTCAGCGGTGCTGATCGGCACGCTGTTGCGCGATTTCAGCGCCCTGCGGCTGGTGCAGGTGGTGCAGGGCGCCGCCGTCATCACCCTCGTGCTCAACGTGGTGGCCCTGTGGAAACAGGAGCGGATGAACCCGATGTCGCGCGCGGAGCGTGAGGCGCCGCGTCCGCAATTCGCGGATGCCTGGCGCGATCTGACCTCCGACAATGATGCCACCCGCCTGCTGCTGGTCGTTTTCCTCGGCACGCTGGCGTTCAACATGCAGGACGTGCTGCTGGAACCCTACGGCGGCGAAGTGTTGGACCTGTCGGTTTCCGCCACCACGCTGCTGACGGCGCTCTGGGCGGCGGGTGCGCTGATCGGCTTCGGCCTCGCGGCGCGCTGGCTCAAGGCCGCGACGCAACCCATGCGCATGGCCGCGCGCGGGATACTCATCGGTCTGGGCGCCTTCTGCGCCGTGATCTTCGCAGGCCCGCTGCAAAGCGGCGCGTTGTTCTTCGCGGGCGCCTTCGGCATCGGGCTGGGCGGCGGGCTGTTTGCCGTGGCGACGCTGACGGCGGCCATGACGCTGAACACGACCGGCACTGCCGGGCGCGGTCTGGCGCTTGGCGCCTGGGGCGCGGCACAGGCCACGGCGGCGGGCCTGTCGATCTTTGCCGGCGGCGCGCTGCGCGACGTCATCAACCACGCAGCCCTCGGCGGCACGCTCGGCCCCGCGCTGAATTCAAACGCCACCGGCTATTCCACGGTCTATCACATCGAGATTGGCCTTTTGTTCATCACCCTCATCGCGCTCGGCCCGTTGGTCCGCGCCCGCGCGATGGGCCCCGACCCGGCAGAGCCCCTGGGCCTTGCCGACTTCCCTACCTGACCACCCTTTACCTGGAGGACCCCTGACATGGTTGGCACAGAATTTTTTGGTAACTTCGATCTGGCGAGCGCCGCGATCTGGCTCTTCTGGATCTTTTTCGCGGGGCTGGTCTACTACCTGCAGACCGAGAACATGCGCGAGGGCTATCCGCTCGTCACCGACGATGGTGAGCCCGCCCCCAATCAGGGGCCGTTCCCGGTTCCCAAGGACAAGACGTTCCACCTGCGCGATGGCCGTGGTGAGCTGACGGTGCCCTCGGGCCAGCGCGGCGATCGCGCCGATCTGGCGCTGGCGCAAACCTCAACCGCCGCAGGCTCCCCTTACGTACCAACGGGCAACCCGATGGCCGACGGCGTCGGCCCCGCCTCATGGGCGCCGCGCAACGATCATCCCGAACTCGACGCCCACGGGCACGCCAAGATCAAACCGCTCAGCAGCCTGCCCGATTTCGCGATCTCCGCGGGCACCGATCCGCGCGGCAAGCCCGTGCAGGCCGCCGACGGCGAGGTCATCGGCCGTGTCACCGACATGTGGGTCGACGTGCCAGAGCAATACGTGCGCTATCTCACCGTCGATCTGAACCCCGAAGGGTCGGGCAAGACATGCCTGATCCCCGCGAACTTTGCCCGGATCAAATCCGACCGCATCACGGTCAAGGCGCTCTATGGCGCGCATTTCGCGGATGTGCCGGGCACCAAATCGGCCACGGAAATCACCCTGCTCGAAGAGGAAAAGATCATGGCCTACTTCGGCGGTGGCTCTCTTTACGCCGATCCAAAACGGCTTGAGCCACAGATCTAAACCGCCACCGGGCGCGGCAAGCCACCGCGCCCGGACCGACCATTCAGGGGACAAAAACGATGCATCACGACGACTTCAAATTCGAACCGGTCCGCGGCCTTCCCGAAGCACTGCCCAAGGATGAACATATCCTTTGGCAGGGGTCGCCCGATCCCAAACGTCTGGCCAAAGACGCGTGGAAAATGAACTGGATCATGGGGTATTTCGTGGTGCTTGCAATCTGGCGGGTGGGGGTTTCTTCGGCCGATCACCCGCTGTCAACGGCCATGGGCCACGGTATTCCGCTGCTGATTGCGGGCGCCGTGGCCTGTGCGCTGGTCTATGTCATGGCGCTCGTTCAGGCGCGCGCCACCGTCTACACGCTCACCAACAAACGCGTCGCGATGCGCATCGGGGCAGCGCTGACCATGACGCTCAATCTGCCCTACGTCTGCATTGCCAACGCCAATGCCGCCATCGGCAAGACCGGCCATGGCACCATCGCCTTTGAGCTTTCGGGCGAGACGCGCATTTCCTACCTGATGAGCTGGCCGCACGTGCGCCCGTGGCACTTTGCCCGCGCTGAGCCCGCGCTGCGCGCCATCCCCGACGCCGCCCGCGTTGCCGCCATCTTTGCCGAAGCGGCAGAGACGCGGATCAACCAGCCGCAAATCGTGAAACTTGATCCAGCGCAACGTGCCCCTGGCACGGTTGCGGCAGAGTGACCGCCATGACCCACCAAAACCAGACTTCCTCCCTCGAAAATCAGATGCGCGCCCGCGACCGGGATATGGTTCCGCGCGTGCTGGTGCAGGCGATGTTCGCCCTGATGCTCGGCTCGCTCGCGCTGGTCAGCTACGCGCGCATCACCGACACACCGCTGACCGGCGTGGCCCCCGCTCCGGCAATCGTGGCCGAAACGGTTGTGACCTTTGGCGGCGACCGCACCACCGGGATCACCGTGCATGACGCCACCGGCACCCAGATCGCCGCCTCGACCGACCCGCGCGCGGGCTTCATCGATGTGGTCTGGGTCGCCGTGATGCGCGAACGCAAGGTGCAGGGCACCGACCCTGCCGCCCCCATCCGCGTCGTGAGGCGCGACGGCGGGCGCACCGACATCATCGACGATTCCACCGGCTGGAGCCTGCCGCTTATCGGCTACGGTCAAGACAACGTCGCAGCATTCGCCACGCTGATCGACTGAAACGCAACCATATTCAAGGGACTGAATATCATGGGACTACTGACTAGAACACGCGAACGCGCCCCCTGCGAGGTCACGATCTCGCACCGCTTTGAAGAGCTCTCCGCGCATGTGAAATTCCTCAACGGGGCGGTCGTGAACCCCGGCGACAGCGTGCTCGTGCACGGCGCCGAAATCATGGCCCCCTACGGCGAATGCATCGTCGAACGGCGCGAGGCCACGATCACCCGCGCCTCCACGATTGAACGTCTGTGGACCCGCGCGACGGGCGATTTCGAATTCATGGAGCTGTGCGAATTCTCCTTCTCCGAAGAAGTATTCCCCGCCGCCGGACCCAAGGAGGCACTGTCATGAACCGCCCCACCCACTCCGCCTTTGCCGATACCGCCGAAGAAGCCATCGCCGCGCAGGACGCGCTCGACGGGCCGATGACCTCGGAAAAGGCGACCGAAGTCGCGATGCAGAACACCCTTCTGACCCCGCGCTTCTACACCACCGATTTTGACGAGATGGACGCGATCGACGTCAGCCCCGTGCGCGCCGATTGGGACAAGCTGATCGCGCAGATGAAATCAGACCCTAACAAGGGCCATTTCAAGAAAACCGACGCATGGGAAGCGAACTGGGACGACATGGATCCGGCGCTGAAAGCCGAATTCATCGACTTCCTGATCTCATCGTGCACCGCCGAATTCTCGGGCTGTGTGCTTTATAAGGAGATGAAGCGGCGCGGCTCCAACTCCGACATCACGACGCTGTTCCAGCTCATGGCCCGCGACGAGGCCCGCCACGCAGGTTTCATCAACGACGCCCTGCGCGAAGCCGGCATTCGCGTGAACCTCGGCTTTCTCACGCAGCAAAAGAAATACACCTACTTCCGGCCCAAATTCATTTACTACGCGACCTACCTGAGCGAAAAAATCGGCTACGCCCGCTATATCACCATCTACCGCCATCTTGAGCAGAACCCGGACAAGCAGTTCCACCCGATCTTTGGCTGGTTCCGCGAATGGTGCAACGATGAGTTTTCCCACGGCGAGGCCTTTGCCCTGCTGATGAAAACCGATCCCAAACTGACCGAAAGCCGCGTCAACAAGATGTGGATCAAATTCTTCCTCACGGCGGTCTATTCGACCATGTGGGTGCGCGATCACCAGCGGCCCCTGTTCCACGAGGCGCTTGGCGTCGATGTGACGTGGTACGGGCAGGAGGTTTTCCGCAAGACGTCCGAGATTTCCAAGCAGGTTTTCCCCATGACGCTGGACATTGACCACCCCCGCTGGCGCCCCAACCTCGACCGGATGGAGGCCGCAAGCCGCCAAATCGCCGCCGCCAAGAAACGCGGCGGTGTGGGCGGTATGCTGTCAAGAATTGGCGGCATGGCCAAGGCCGCAACCGCCTTTGTCTCGATCTACACCATACCCGCGATCTGGCACGACGTGCCCGAAAGCCCCGTGATGGAGCCCGCATACTAATGAGCGCATGGGTCGCCGCAGCAACAGCCGTTTTCGCCTGGTGGTTCTTCACCGGGGCGATCCTGCTGCTGGTGCGGCGGGCCGACGCAGGCAATGCTGTGGCCCACGGACGCAATGTCTTTCTCAGCGTCCCGCTTGCGGCGTTCGGCTTTGCGCTGCTGGTTGTTTCCGCACAGGCGATGAGCGTGCCAAATGCCTACGCCTCCTTCATCGCGGTCCTGCTGATCTGGGGCTGGATCGAACTGGCGTTCCTGTCGGGCGTCATCACCGGCCCCGAACGGCGCCCCTGCCCTGCCGGGCTGACGGGTGCCGCCCGTTTTGCCCGCGCCTGGGATACCGTGTCGACCCATGAATTGCTGCTGGCCGCAGGGTTGCTGGCCGTGGCGGTCATCAGCTTTGGCGCTGAAAATGCCGTTGGTTTCTGGGCCTATCTGATCCTCTTTACTGCGCGTATCTCGGCCAAGCTGAACCTGTTTTTCGGTGTGCCACGCATCAATACCGAATTCGTGCCCGCCCCGCTGGAGCACCTGAAATCCTATTTCCGGCAAGGACCCATCACCATGGCCTTTCCCATCGGCGTGACCTTCCTTTCCGTGACGGCGGCGTGTTTTGCCGAACGTCTGATCTCTGCAGCCACACCCGCCGACGCGGTCGGGTTTGCCCTGCTCACTGCCCTGGCCACGCTCGCGGCCATTGAACACTGGTTGATGGTGGTTCCGCTGCCCGACGCCAAACTCTGGCGCTGGATGCTGCCAGCTCCCCAAACTTCTTCGACACTGCCTTCAAGACAGGACCAGACCCATGAACTTTGACGCGCTTTTCACCGACCAGATCGACCAGCTGAAGGCAGACGGCAACTATCGCTATTTTGCCGAGCTTGAGCGGAAATGCGGCAAGTTCCCCCGCGCCGCCAACCACGTCGAGGGCGAAAAGCGCGACGTGACCGTGTGGTGCTCGAACGATTATCTGGGCATGGGGCAAAACCCGCTGACCATTGCAGCCATGTGCGAGGCGGTCCAGCGCACCGGCACGGGTGCCGGCGGCACGCGCAACATCTCGGGCACCAATCACGATCATTTGCTGCTGGAGCGTGAGCTGGCCGATCTGCATGGCAAGGAGGCGGCGCTTTTGTTCACCTCCGGCTACGTGTCCAACTGGGCCGCGCTCAGCTGCCTCGGCTCGCGACTGGAGAACTGCGTGATCCTCAGCGATTCCGGCAACCACGCCAGCATGATCGAAGGCATCCGCCACTCCAAAGCCAAAAAGGTCATCTGGAAGCACAACGACGTCGCCGATCTGGAGGCCAAGCTGCGCGCGCTGCCCGCCAACGTGCCAAAAATCGTCGCGTTCGAGAGCGTCTATTCGATGGACGGTGACATCTGCCCGATGCGCGAGATCGTCGAGGTGGCCGAGAAATACGGCGCCATGACCTACCTCGACGAGGTGCATGCCGTGGGCCTCTACGGCCCGCGCGGTGGCGGCATTTCAGAGCGGGAGGGCCTGGCGGACCGCATCACCCTGATCGAGGGCACGCTGGGCAAGGCCTACGGCGTTGTGGGCGGCTATATCACCGGCTCCGCGCCGCTGTGCGACTTCATCCGCAGCTTTGCGTCGGGCTTCATCTTTACCACCGCCCTGCCCCCGGCCGTGGCCGCCGCCGCGCGCGCCTCGATCATGCATCTCAAAACCTCCAATGATGAGCGCACCCGCCATCAGGCGCAGGTCGCCAAACTGCGCGCGGGGCTCGACCGCGCGGGCATCCCCCACATGATGAACGAAAGCCATATCGTGCCGGTGATGATCAAGGATCCGGTCAAAACGCGGATGCTGGCCGATTATCTCATGCAGGAATGGGACATCTACGTGCAGCCTATCAACTACCCCACGGTGCCCAAGGGGACAGAGCGTCTGCGCTTTACCCCCTCACCGCTGCACACGGATGCGGATATCGATCATCTGGTCGCCGCCCTGTCGCACCTGTGGAAGCAATGCGCGGTCAGCCACGCGGTCGCGTAAGCCACGCGAGGAGCGCCCGAAGGGCAGCAAGGAGCGGTGCTGGCTAGATCCAGCGCCGCGTCTGGCCCAGATAGGCGCGCGCCTCGTCTCCGAAAGTCGCGATCAGCAGCGCCTCTTCGCGCGCGGCAAACCGCACGTCCAGCACGCGCCACAGTGCCACTGCGGCCAGCAAACCGATCAGCGATCCATTGCCCAACGCCGACGAAACCGTCAGCATCACCAAGGCCAGATAGATCGGGTTGCGCGACAGCTTGTACGGCCCTTCGACGATCAGCGTCTTGGGGGTGTGGTGCGGCTCAATCGGGGTGCGCTTGCGCCAGAACCACCACGCCGACCAGACCACCAGCCCCAGCGCCGCGCCCAGCAGGAACGTCGACAGCAGCGACAGCGGCGCCCAATCCACATGCAGCTCCGGCAGCGCCCATTTGGCCGCATAGATCAACGCAATGGACGCGGCCCACCAGAGCGGTGGCAGATCGGGAAACCCCTTCACCCCTGCCGCCAGTCAAAGAACCCCTCACCAGCCTGCGCCAGCAGCTTCTGGGCCATCACGCGGCCCGCTTCGGGGCCGTCCTCGATCGGGCAGGACATCGCGTCGTCGATGGCTTCCGACCCATCGGGGCGCAGCACTTCGCCGCGCAGGTTCAAGGTGCCGCCGTCCAACTCTGCCAGCCCCGCGATGGGGGTCTCGCAAGAGCCGTCGAGGGTCAGCAGGAACGACCGCTCCGCCGCGAGCCTCTGGCCCGTGGGCGTGTCGTGGATCGCCTCCAGCATTTCGGCCACGCGGGTGTCGTCCACCCGCCGCTCGATCCCGATGGCGCCTTGGGCGACGGCGGGCAGCATCACGTCCGTCTCAATCGCGGTCTTTGGCACCTCATCCATGCCCAGCCGGTTCAGCCCCGCCATGGCGAGAAACGTCGCGGCGGCCACGCCCTGATCCAGCTTCATCAGGCGGGTCTGCAGATTGCCCCGGAATTCCACGACCTCCAGATCGGGGCGCTTGACCATCAGCTGCGCACGGCGGCGCAGCGACGACGTGCCGATCCTGGTCCCCTCGGCCAAATCATCCAAACCAGATGCCGTGGGCGAGATGAATGCATCGCGCACGTCCTCGCGCGGCAAATAGCAATCCAGCACCAGCCCCTCGGGCTGTAGCGTGGGCATGTCCTTCATCGAGTGCACGGCAATGTCGATTTTCGACGCCAGCATGTCCGCTTCGATCTCGCGGGTGAAAAGGCCCTTGCCGCCGATCTCTTTCAGCGGGCGGTCAATGATCTTGTCGCCCGTCGTCTTGATGACCACGATGGTGAACGCCTCGAACGGAAGATCAAAGGCATGGGCCAACCGCTCCCGCGTCTCGTGCGCCTGCGCGAGGGCCAAAGGCGATCCACGGGTGCCGATCATCAGCGGTTGGGCGGGGGTGGGCAAATTCACTGTCATATGCCATCTCTAGCGGTGTAAACCAAACCTGACAACTCTTGTGTCACCCCTGCCCTTTGGCGCAGTATGACGCCGAGCCCCTGACCGGAAAGACAGCCCATGACTGCCCAGAAAACCATCCTCCGCGCCCTTGCCGGGGAAACGCTTCCCACGCCACCCATCTGGATGATGCGCCAGGCCGGGCGCTACCTGCCCGAATACCGCGCCACGCGGGCGCAGGCGGGGGATTTCCTGTCGCTGTGCTATAACCCCGACCTCGCCGCCGAGGTGACGCTGCAGCCGATCCGCCGCTACGGATTCGATGCCTCGATCCTGTTTGCCGACATCCTGCTGGTGCCGCAGGCGCTGGGGGCCGATCTGTGGTTTGTGACCGGCGAAGGCCCGCGGTTGAGCACGATCACCACGCAGGAAGAATTCGACAAGCTGGTGCCGCCCGACGCCATTCACGACCACCTTGCCCCCGTCTACGAAACCGTGCGCATCCTGTCGCGGGAGTTGCCGTCAGAGACGACGCTGATCGGATTTGCCGGGGCGCCGTGGACCGTGGCGACCTATATGATCGCCGGGCGCGGCACGCCCGACCAAGGCCCCGCGCACGCGCTGAAGGCCGAGAACCGCGCGGTGTTCGACGCGCTGATGGACCGGATCACCGAGGCCACGATCCACTACCTCTCCGCGCAGATCGACGCGGGCGCCGAGGTGGTGAAGCTCTTCGACAGCTGGGCGGGCTCGCTCACCGGAGCGGATTTCATGGACTACTCAATCAAGCCCATGGCCCGGATCACCGCCGCCCTGCGGGCAAAGCACGCGCACGTGCCGGTCATCGCCTTTCCGCGCGGTGCAGGCGAGCGATACGTCGGCGCACATCAGGCGATCGGCGCGCAGTGTATCGCGGTGGATGACGCCGTCGACGCCGCATGGATGGCCGAACATGTGCAGCCAGGCGGCTGCGTTCAGGGCAATCTGAAGTCCTCCCACATGGTCACGGGTGGAGATGATCTGGTGTCCGAGACGCGCCGAATTGTGGATGCGTTGAAGGGGGGCCGCATATCTTCAACCTCGGCCACGGGATCACGCCGGACGCGGATCCTGAGAACGTACAATTGATGATCGACACGGTGCGCTCCGCGTAAATCGTTCTTAATCAATATGTTGTGGATGCCCTCCCCCATCGCTGGGGAGGGTTTCGCCGCGAAACCTCAGGGTTTTTCGAGCAGATGGGCAAGCTCGGCCATGACCGAATCCATCAAATCCCCGTCCAATCCCTTCCCTTCGAAACGGATCAGGTAGCCGCGCGAATCCGTGCTGCGCCGCAGGGTGATCCCGCTCGACAGCACCAGCGTCTGCGCGTCCTGCCAGCCGACGTCGGCCTTGCTGGGGCGGCCACCCTTGCGCGGATCGCGGGTGGCTTTGCCCTTGGCCTCGATGGTCGCGATCACCTCCTCCAGCAGGCGCCATTCGGCCGCCGGATCAATCCCCTGCCCCGTCGCCAAAGCGGTGCGCAGCGCCCCGTGTGCCCCGCTCCGAAGCGCCCCCGCGAGCTTGAGCCCCTCGCGCTCCTTGAGCGCTTCGGGAAAGCTCAGAAGATCGCCAAGTTCCTCAAAGATCACGGCGAAGGAGCGGATCTTGCTCCGCTTGGCCTTGGAGGCCGCGGGAAAGAGCCCGGCGACCGCCGCCTCGACAGAGGTATAAGCGCCCTGCTGCGCGGCGATCACCGCAATACGGCCGCGTTCGAAATGGCTGAGATTGGCGCGGATTTCGTTCTCCTCGACCATCGCGGCAAAAGCGCCGCCCATGGCCTCAGGCTCGCGCAGCAGCGCCTTGATGCGGGCGGGCGCCCTGCCCTCTCCGGCGAGCGCCTGCACGGCACGCAGACGCCGGTAGCCGGACAGCAGACCGTAGCGCGGACCATCTGTGTCGGAGAGCGCGTAGACCTCGATGGGCAGGCGCAGGCCGGTGCTGGCGATGGAGGCTTTAAGCTCTTCCATTTCCTCGGCGTCCAGAACTGTGCGGTCGCGGACCATGGCATCGGCGACGATCTCATCGAGCGGCAGATCGAGCACCACGCGGCCCTCGGCCAGCGCGGCCCGGTGGGCACCGGCATCACTGGCATCGCGGGCGCGTTCGGCGCGCAGGGCGGGGTCCTCCGGCGTGGCGGATTGCGCGGCTTCCCCGGCCACCTGACTGATCGGCGCGGCCATCGGACGGGCGGGGGTTTCGCGGCGAAACTCCTCTTCGATGCGCGCAAGGTCCGCCGCGTCGGGGGCTTCGAGTTTTCTACGCTTCGCCATCTTTTGCCTCCTTCGCGGCTTGCTCTGCCAATTGCTGATCGCGCCACCAGGTGCCCAGCAACACGGTCTTGATCTCGGCCCATGTCTGATCAAACGCCTCGCGCCCGCGCACGTAGGTGTCGCGGTTGAAGTCACGGTAATCGGCTTCGTAGATGCCGTTCACCTGCTCCCCCGCCTGCCCGACCATGGCGGTGACTTCCTGCCGGTAGGTGGCCATGAAATCCCCGAAATAGGCCTGAATGACATTCGCCAGATCGGTCTGCTGGCCCGCATCAAAGCGGGTGATGAGCGCGCGCACGGCGTCCCATTCGAACTTCACCTCGGGCAATCCTTCGCGACGACGTACGGAATTCTCGCCGTCCTCGATGCTGGCAAAGGTCGAATAGAGCATATCAAAAAACCGCCCCGTGCTGTCGAATTCGAGGAACGACGCGCCCAGAGGCACCACGAGGATATCCGCTGCGGCCAGTGCGTTGATCGTCAGATAGCCAAGGGCAGGGGGCGTATCGAGCAGGATGATGTCGTAATCGTCGAGTATCTTTTCGTCCTCGAGCGCGCGGGTCAGGGCATCCCACAGGGGCCAGTTGCGCAGCTGCATGCGCCACACGGGGACCTGAAATTCGGCCCAGTAGAGGTTCAGCTGTGCGCCGATCAGATCGATATTCGGCCAATGGGTCGGCTGGATCAGGTTTCGCGGCGAAACCTCAAGGCTTTCGGTTAATGTTTCGTCAAGCGGGAGTTCGGTGATGCCCGCCGCGCGGCGCACGCTGTTTTCGGCCTGCACGTGGCGGGCGTAGTCCTTGGCCAGCAAGGGGAAGGCGGTGGACCATTCGTCGGGCACGTCACCGCCCATGATCGAGGTCATGGAGCCCTGACTGTCGAGGTCGATCACCAGCACGCGGTAGCCGTCGAGGGCGGCGGACATCGCCAGATGCGCGGCGGTGGAGGTTTTGCCCACGCCGCCCTTGAAATTCGCCACGCTGATGACTTTGGCGGGCAGGCCTTCGGGGCGCCAGGACTTGTAGCTGCGGTTGGCAGCCCCCTCGGCGGCAAAATGGTCGCGCAGGGCCAGAACGTCTTCGAGGGTGAACCAGCGGGAATTACCCTCGCCCGTGCCCTGCGGTAGATCGGGATGCGCCTTGAGCACGCGGCGCAGATGGGCGGGGGCGACGTTCAGAAGGTAGCGGCAGACCTCCCACGTGGAGAATTTGCGCAGCCGCTTGCGCCCGTCCGGGGCGTAGCCGCGTTTGGCCAGATCGTCGCGCCCACGCGCGGCAAATGCAGCGGCTTTTGCGAATCGCGCGGTGTCGATAGGGTCAGACAGCGTCTGCGCGGCCTGTTCAGGGTTGATGTTGAAATAGGCGGGCGGGTCGCTCTTGGGGGGTGTTGCCATGATACCTCGGGGATGTGCGTGTTTTTATGGGATGTTCGTGTAAATGTCGCACATCCGGGGCGTCATGTGAATCATTTCTCGAACCTATTCCCGTATTAGAGCCTAATCGGAAAAAGCAGCAGACAGTAAAGTTGTAGAGTCTTTGTAGATCTATAGAATCTTTGGCTTAAATTGTGTAGTTTGAATCAACATCTTGCGGGTAATCCGGTGCCCGATTGCGGGATGAGGGGGCGCTGCATACGGGGGGAAGGGGACCCATCTGCGGGATAAGGCGGCCTGATTCGCGGGGGGAAGAGCGCCTGGACCCGGTTTTGCCCACGGTAGACCCTATTTTGCGAATCTGTGGAGAGTCGTGCGCGGGTGCTGTCCCGTAGATGGGTTCCTTTTGTCCCGGCAACTCTCCCGCAGAACGGTACCTTTGCGACGCTTGTTCGGAGGAACCTTTCGGCGCATACTGGGCAAAAGTCAGAGCGTGTGCACACGCCAGCCGAGGTGAATGAGATGAGCAAGCAGCCCGCCCGTGCAGAGATCGACCGAGCCACGCTGACCGGGGCACTGCGCCGGGATGCGGTCAAGAAACACGTGGGCGCGATCCATGTGTCGGGCAAGCTGACGCTGTTGCAGCGCAAGCTGTCGAATGTGCTGCTGCTGAATGCCTATGACACGCTGACCAGCCAGCAGACCCATGTGATTGACGCGCGTACGCTGTGTCTGATGGTGGGCTATAACTCCAACGACATGGACACGCTCAAGGCGTCGTTGCGCGGGCTGGCGGAGACGGTGGC harbors:
- the bchM gene encoding magnesium protoporphyrin IX methyltransferase; the protein is MRDFVDTPGEGAEYTSTRDRVETYFDRTATKTWERLTSDAPVSGIRATVRAGRDEMRTTILDTLPADLRGARILDAGCGTGALAFELAARGADVHGVDISPQLIDIARKRAPGAVADRLRFSAGDMLNPALGRFDYTVAMDSLIYYTAEDIGRMLMALAPRIEHSTVFTVAPRTPLLMAMWRIGKLFPRADRSPTMVPHTTARLAAALPTGQLRDIRRVTSGFYISQALEYRA
- a CDS encoding PucC family protein; translated protein: MSLHTALKSMTLRTLPFADAISAELPLGQLMRLSLFQVSVGMASVMLLGTLNRVMIVELGVMAWIVAIMIAIPVLVAPFRALLGFRSDTYRSAIGWKRIPYLWFGSLWQFGGLAIMPMGLLVLSGDQVAGPAWAGEVGAALAFLLTGLGMHMTQTAGLALAADRASDETRPRVVALLYVMFLIGMGLSAVLIGTLLRDFSALRLVQVVQGAAVITLVLNVVALWKQERMNPMSRAEREAPRPQFADAWRDLTSDNDATRLLLVVFLGTLAFNMQDVLLEPYGGEVLDLSVSATTLLTALWAAGALIGFGLAARWLKAATQPMRMAARGILIGLGAFCAVIFAGPLQSGALFFAGAFGIGLGGGLFAVATLTAAMTLNTTGTAGRGLALGAWGAAQATAAGLSIFAGGALRDVINHAALGGTLGPALNSNATGYSTVYHIEIGLLFITLIALGPLVRARAMGPDPAEPLGLADFPT
- the puhA gene encoding photosynthetic reaction center subunit H is translated as MVGTEFFGNFDLASAAIWLFWIFFAGLVYYLQTENMREGYPLVTDDGEPAPNQGPFPVPKDKTFHLRDGRGELTVPSGQRGDRADLALAQTSTAAGSPYVPTGNPMADGVGPASWAPRNDHPELDAHGHAKIKPLSSLPDFAISAGTDPRGKPVQAADGEVIGRVTDMWVDVPEQYVRYLTVDLNPEGSGKTCLIPANFARIKSDRITVKALYGAHFADVPGTKSATEITLLEEEKIMAYFGGGSLYADPKRLEPQI
- the puhB gene encoding photosynthetic complex putative assembly protein PuhB; the encoded protein is MHHDDFKFEPVRGLPEALPKDEHILWQGSPDPKRLAKDAWKMNWIMGYFVVLAIWRVGVSSADHPLSTAMGHGIPLLIAGAVACALVYVMALVQARATVYTLTNKRVAMRIGAALTMTLNLPYVCIANANAAIGKTGHGTIAFELSGETRISYLMSWPHVRPWHFARAEPALRAIPDAARVAAIFAEAAETRINQPQIVKLDPAQRAPGTVAAE
- the puhC gene encoding photosynthetic complex assembly protein PuhC; protein product: MTHQNQTSSLENQMRARDRDMVPRVLVQAMFALMLGSLALVSYARITDTPLTGVAPAPAIVAETVVTFGGDRTTGITVHDATGTQIAASTDPRAGFIDVVWVAVMRERKVQGTDPAAPIRVVRRDGGRTDIIDDSTGWSLPLIGYGQDNVAAFATLID
- the acsF gene encoding magnesium-protoporphyrin IX monomethyl ester (oxidative) cyclase, which codes for MNRPTHSAFADTAEEAIAAQDALDGPMTSEKATEVAMQNTLLTPRFYTTDFDEMDAIDVSPVRADWDKLIAQMKSDPNKGHFKKTDAWEANWDDMDPALKAEFIDFLISSCTAEFSGCVLYKEMKRRGSNSDITTLFQLMARDEARHAGFINDALREAGIRVNLGFLTQQKKYTYFRPKFIYYATYLSEKIGYARYITIYRHLEQNPDKQFHPIFGWFREWCNDEFSHGEAFALLMKTDPKLTESRVNKMWIKFFLTAVYSTMWVRDHQRPLFHEALGVDVTWYGQEVFRKTSEISKQVFPMTLDIDHPRWRPNLDRMEAASRQIAAAKKRGGVGGMLSRIGGMAKAATAFVSIYTIPAIWHDVPESPVMEPAY
- the puhE gene encoding putative photosynthetic complex assembly protein PuhE, with the protein product MSAWVAAATAVFAWWFFTGAILLLVRRADAGNAVAHGRNVFLSVPLAAFGFALLVVSAQAMSVPNAYASFIAVLLIWGWIELAFLSGVITGPERRPCPAGLTGAARFARAWDTVSTHELLLAAGLLAVAVISFGAENAVGFWAYLILFTARISAKLNLFFGVPRINTEFVPAPLEHLKSYFRQGPITMAFPIGVTFLSVTAACFAERLISAATPADAVGFALLTALATLAAIEHWLMVVPLPDAKLWRWMLPAPQTSSTLPSRQDQTHEL